TTTTGCCAAAGGTTTTTATAAATAAAAATATAAGCTTAAAAGCAAAATTTTGGTTTGTTAAAATTCTTTTAAAGGCTAAAATTTGAGAGTTTTATTTGTGATATCAACCATTGGTAGAGGCGGGGCTGAGCGCGTTATGAGCGTTTTATCAAATGAGTTATCAAAAAGCATTGATGTTAGTATTTTAAAATTTGATGATAGTAAGCCTTTTTATGAAATTTCAAACAAAGTTAAGGTTTTTAGCCTAAAAAGTAGCGTTGGCGATCAAGGTATAGCTGGGAATTTTAAAAAAAGATTTGGCAAGGTATTTAAAATTCGCAAATTTATAAAAAACAATAAATTTGACGCTATTATTCCGTTTTTAGATACTACAAATATCTTAGTTTTGCTTGCAAATTTAGGCTTAAAAAACAGAGTCATAGCTTCAGAGCATAACAACTATAAATTTTTATCAAGCCCATTTTTAAGGATATTAAGAAGGGTAGTTTATCCTTTAGCAGATGGTTTAACGATGCTAACTAAATTTGACTGGGATTATTATAAATTTGTAAAAAATAGAGCAATTTTACCAAATCCAATGTTTGAATTTAAAAAGAGTAGTTTTAGTAAGGAAAATCTCATCTTAAGTGCTGGTAGGCTCATACCACATAAAGGTTTTGATGCGTTTTTACGCTCGATTTCTTTGGCTGATAAAGAGCTTTTAAACGGTTGGCAAGTCATTATCGCTGGAGATGGAGAAGAAAGAGCAAATTTAGAAAAAATGGCTAAAGATTTAGGTCTTGATGTGTGTTTTGTTGGATTTGTTAAAGATATACAAAACTACTACACAAGAGCTAAAATAGTTGCTGTAAATAGCAGGAAAGAGGGCTTTTGTAATATTTTGATGGAAAGTATTTATTTTGAGTGTGCTAGAATTTCAACTGATTGTATAGCAGGACCAAGTGAGCTTATAAATGACGGCGTGGACGGCTTTTTATGCAAGGTAGATGATGAAAAAGAATTTTCTAAAAAGTTAGAAATTTTACTAAAAGATGAGAATTTAAGATATAAATTTACTCAAAATGCAAATTTAAGAAAAGATGAGTTTAAAGTGGAAAATATAACTAAAAAATGGCTTGATTTTATAGAAATTTGCATAAAAGGATAGAGTTTGAAAAAGCCATTAATTAGCGTAATAGTTCCTGTTTATAATGTAGAAAAATACCTAAATGAGTGCTTAGAAAGCATTGTAAATCAAACTTATGAAAATTTAGAAATTATTTTAGTTGATGATGGAAGTAGTGATAGTTCAGGCAAAATTTGTGATGAGTTTGCCTTAAAAGATAGCCGAATAAAAGTAATCCATAAAAAAAATGGCGGTTTATCAAGTGCTAGAAATTCTGGCATAGACATCGCAAACGGGGAGTATTTAAGCTTTATAGATAGTGATGATATGGTTGATAAAAATTTTATACTAACGCTTTTTGGTTTAATACAAAAAAGTTCTTTAAAACTATCTTCCGTGGGCTTTAAAGCCTTTTATAAAAATTTAGATGAATTGCCAGATAAAAGTTATGAAAAAATCATTAGCGATGAAGAGTATTTTAAAAATATATTTATAGGAAATGATGATTTTAGATGTGCATCTTGTAAATTTCTTTTTCATAAAAGTTTGTTTGAAAATTTAAGGTTTCCAGTTGGCGAGCTTTATGAAGATGTGGCTATTTTTGGAGAGATTATGGTTGGAGCCAAAAAGGTCATAATGAGCGATGAAAGGCTCTATTTTTACCGAATGAGAGATGGTTCTATAGTTCATAGTTTTTCGCCTAGGCATTTTGATTTTTTAAAACAAGCTGAAATTTTAGTAAGCATAGCTGCTAATAAATATCCACATTTAACCCCTATCACAAAATACTATCTAAGTAGCGTTAGAATGGCGATAAGCTTTGATATTTTAAAGTCAAATAGTTTAGAATTTGATAGCTTTTTAAAAAAGAGTAGTAAATTTATAAGAGAAAATTTCACTTCTGTTTTTAGAACTAAAAGCTTAAATAAAAAAACTAAAATTTTGGTTTTGATTTTGGGTCTAAGTAGTTCTTTATTTAAGCTAATATATAGAATTTTTGGTGGTAAAAAGTGAAAAAATTAAGCGTTTTTATCTACTCGATGGCTGGCGGTGGAGCTGAAAGAGTCGTTTCAAATTTGCTTCCTAACCTAGCAAATGAGTATGAAATTTATCTTGTTTTAATGAGAGATAAGATTGATTATAAGCTGCCAGATGGCATAAAGGTTTTTTTTATAGAAAATTCAGCCCCTTTTGAAAATGGCATAAAAAAACTTCTAAAACTGCCATTTTTAGCTATAAAATACAAAAAACTTTGTGAAAATTTAGGCATTAAAAATCACTTCGTTTGGATGGTAAGACCTTGTTTTGTAGCTGCTATAGCTAGAATTTTAGGCTTAAGTGGAAAGTTTGTTTTTAATGAGTGCTCTACCCCTTCAGTTCTTTATAAAGATAGTAGTTTTAAATCAAAAATAAGCAAATTTCTTATCAAAAAGCTTTATAAAAAAGCTGACTTTATCTTGCCAAATTCAAAAGAGGCTTATGATGATTTAGCATGTAATTTTGGGATTAAAAAAGATAAAATGAGCATTTTATACAACGCTGTTGACATTAATTTTATAGAGCAAAAATCCTTAGAAAATATAGAATTTAATGGCAAATTTTTCCTAAGTGTTGGTAGGCTTGATGAGAATAAAAACCACGAAACGCTCATCCGCTCTTACGCTCTTATAAAAGAGCCAAAGTTAGACCTTATTATTCTAGGAACTGGTGTTTTAAAGGATTATTTACAAAATTTAATAAATAAGCTAAATTTGGCTAAAAAAGTTCATCTTTTGGGTTTTGATGCAAATCCTTATAAGTACATGTCAAAGTGTGAAGCTTTTGTTTTTACTTCAAAGGTTGAGGGTTTTTCAAATGTTTTAATAGAAGCTTTAGCGTGTGGGGCATTTGTTATAAGTAGTGATCACAAAAGCGGGGCTAGAGAGCTTTTAGGTAGCCATGAGTGGGGGATTTTGGTTCCAGTTAGCGATATAAAATCCACAGCAGCTGCTATGCAAAAAGTAATAAATGAGCCAAATTTGGTACTAGATTACAAAGCGAAGGCAAAAGATAGAGCAAAATTTTTTGATAAAGATAGAATTTCTAAAGAGCTTATTGAAAACTTAAACGAGATATATGTATAAAACTTATGCCAAATTTATAAGGTTTTTATAAAAAATGGTTAAAATATAGCACGAAAATTTTAAAATAGGGTTTAAATGATAGATATTGATTTAAATAAACGAAGATGGGTTATTGTTTTTATATTCATCACTTTTATGTTTGGGGTTATTTCTAGGCTTTATTGGATTGATTGGGCGAGTGATTATCCTGAGATGATTCATGATGGTCAAGTTATGATAAATACAAACGACGGATACGCTTTTGCTGAGGGTGCAAGGGACATTATCGCTGGTTTTCACCAACCAAATGATTTAAGTTATGTAAATCACACAATGTCTAAATTTACAGCTTTTATTTACCATATAGTGCCTTTTAGTTTTGAAACTATTATTTTATATATGAGTGTATTTTTTAGTTCACTTCTTGTTGTTCCGGTTTTGCTTATAGCTAGGGAATTTAGGGTTAGTGGAGCTGGAATAGTAGCAGCAGCAAGTTCTGTTGTAGCGGTTAGTTACTATAACAGGACGATGGCAGGATATTATGATACTGATATGTTAAATATCGTTCTTCCTTGCTTTGTGCTTTGGGGACTTATAAGAATAACGGTTAGGCAAGATAGATTTTCTATAATAATAGCTCCTATTTTTGGGCTTTTTTATCACTGGTGGTATCCATCTAGCTTTACATTAATTGGTGCTATGGCGGGAATGTTTTTGTTATATACGCTTGTTTTTGAAAGAAAAAGCTTACAAAATTATCAAGCTTTGCTTCTTTTAATAGTTGCTGTAACAAATCTCTCAGCTACTTTTAGATTAATATCAATTATCGCTTTATATCTGCTTTTTATGAAAAAAGAAGATATTAAAGTATTAGCAGCAGTTGGAGCTTTGGTGCTTTTTGTTTTTATTTTAAAAGGTGGCTTAAACCCTATTTGGTTTATGCTTAAATTTTATGTAGTAAGAGATACAACAGAAGCCTTGTCTTCGTCATTTCACTTTTTTAGTGTAAATCAAACCATTCAAGAATCAGGTGCTATGGATTGGGATTATTTTATGACTAGGATTAGTTCTCATCCATTTTTCTTTATTTTAGGAGCTATTGGTTATTTGCTTTTTTGTTTTAAACATAGAGCATTTCTTATATCTCTTCCTATACTTGCTCTTGGTATTTTATCTATTAGATCAGGGCTTAGATTTACTATATATGCAGTTCCTATAATGGCTTTAGGGCTTGGTTTTTTGGTAAATTTCTTACTTGATTTTTTTAAGGTTAAAGGAGCTTTAAAGCTTAGTGGAATTATCGCTTTAACAGTTGTAGCTGTTTTTCCTGCTCTTAAACATATAAAAAACTATACAAGTCCAACTGTATTTTTTAACGCTGAAACTCAAGTGTTAGAGCGTCTTAAAAGCATTTCTGATAGAGAAGATTATGTAGTTGCTTGGTGGGATTATGGATACCCGATTCGCTACTACGCTGATGTTAAAACCCTAATAGATGGTGGAAAACATCTTGGAAATCATAATTTTCCAGTTAGTTTTGCTCTAACAAAAGATCTTGTAAGTTCGGCAAATATGAGCAGATTAGCAGTTGAATATACAGAAAAAGCCTTTAATGATAAAAATATTAGCTCACCTTTTAAGGCTATGATGAAAGATTATGGCTTTGATGATCCAAATCTTTTTTTAACCAGTTTATCTTTAAAAGATTTTACTCTTCCACAAAAAACTAGAGATATTTATTACTATTTACCAGCTAGAATGATAGGAATTTACTCAGTTGTTTGGTATTTTTCAAACATTGATTTAACAACAGGCAAGGGATATGATCAGCCGTTTTTTGCTTCTGCTAGGTTTGTTCAGGTTAATAACAGTGGTCTAGTTTTGGATAATGGCATGACCTTATCAACTGATATGAAAAACATCATCTATGGTTCACAAAGCATTCCTATTAGGGGTTTTTATGAGACAAGATATGATGAGAGTGGAAAATTTAGCGTTAGCGAGATAATTGCTGATAAGGATGGAATTTTAAATGTTATAATTTTAAGTGATGGAACATTTATAATCACAGACAACAAGGCCTTTAACTCAGCTTATGTACAGCTTTTTATGCTAGAACGCTACGATAGTGAAATTTATGAATTAGTCATATCTACGCCATTAGCAAAAGTCTATAAGCTAAAAATTTAAGGATATATAGTGGCTAGGATAGGTTTTTTATCTCATAGCGATATGAGCCTTTATTATTTTCGTAAGCCCATAATGAAAGAGCTTAAAAATTTGGGTCATGAAATCTTTGCTATATCTCCTAAGGGGGAGTTTTCTAAACTACTAGAAGATGAGTTTAATGTCATAAATTATGAGATAAAAGCTGGATCAATCAATCCTTTTAGAGTTATTAGTGATTTTAACTCCTTAAAAGATGCCTTAAGAGATCTAAATTTAGATATGCTTCAAACAGCAGCTCATAAAAGCAACACCTTTGGAACATTTGCGGCTAAAAGCGTAGGGATTAAAAACGTTATAAATTTAGTAGAAGGACTAGGAAGTTTTTATGTGGAAGATAATTTTAAGAGTTTAGCCATTAGATTTATCTTAAATAGACTAAATAAAAAAGCCTTTAGATTAAGTGATAAAACTATCTTTGTAAATGATAGCGACCCAGATTATATGATAAAAAAAGGAATTATCAAAGAAAACAAAGTTGTTCGTATAAAAAGCGTAGGCGTTGATGCAAGTTATTTTGATCCAGAAAGTGCTACTCCTTATCCTTTTAATACAGATAAAAAAGTAGTTATGATGATAGGACGCGCTTTATGGCATAAAGGAATAAGAGAATTTTACCAAGCGGCTGAAATTTTAAAAGATAGAAAAGATGTGCTTTTTGTCTTTGTTGGAGATGTGTATGAAGGCAATAAAAGCAGCGCTGGTAGCGACTTTTTGCTAGGTAAAAATGTCCTTTGGATACGCTGGAGTGATAAGATAAAAGAGCTTTTAAAAGCATCGTATCTTTACGCTTTGCCAAGCTATAAAGAGGGTTTTCCTAGAACTGTTTTAGAAGCTATGAGTATGGCAAAACCTTGCGTTGTTAGTGATGTTAGTGGGTGTAATGAAGCGATAAAAGATGGCTTTAATGGCCTACTTTGTAAACCCATGGACTCAAAAGATTTAGCCACAAAGATAGCGATGCTTTTAAATGATGATGAGATGGCGTTGGAATTTGGAAGAAACGGTAGAAATTTAGTTATAAAAAATTATAACCAGCCTATTATTACTAAAAAATATTTAGAAGTTTATAAGGAATTTATAGATGTATAAGGCGTTTTTAAAAAGATTAATTGATATTTTAGCAAGTTTAATTTTAATTATTTTAACCTTGCCTTTGATGATAATAATCTATTTTTTAATCAAATTTAAAATCTCAAAAAGCCCGATTTTTAGGCAAATTCGCCCAGGACTTAATGAAAAACTTTTTACTATTTATAAATTTAAAACGATGAGTGATGAGGTTGATGAAAATGGAAATTTATTAAGCGATGAGTTAAGGCTAGATAAATTTGGAGCAAAAATTAGAAGCCTAAGCCTTGATGAGTTGCCACAGCTTTTTAATGTGCTAAAAGGAGATATGAGTTTTATAGGACCGCGTCCGCTTTTAACTGAGTATTTACCACTTTATAATGAAACCCAAAAACTTCGCCATAATGTTCGTCCAGGCATAACTGGACTTGCACAAGTTAATGGAAGAAACGCTATTTCGTGGAGTAAAAAATTTGAGTATGATTCGTATTACGCTAAAAATTTAAGCTTTTGTTTAGATCTGAAAATCGCATTTTTAACTATAAAAAAAGTGATAATTAAAGAAGGAATTAATAAAGATGGAATGGCTACAACAGAGAAATTCAATGGCACAAACTAAAAGCATTTATATTTATGGAAGTGGTGGTCATGGCAAGGTTGTAGCTGAGATTGCAAAGCTATGTGGATATAAAAACATTATTTTTTTAGATGATAAAAACGGGCTTAAATTTAGTGAGAATTTAGATAAATTTGATATGATAATCGCCATTGGAGATAATAAAACTAGGGCAAATTTACAAGAAAAAGCACAAAATTTTGGCTTTAATGTAGTTAGTTTAATCCACCCAAACGCTATTATTTCAAACTCAGCCGTGATTAAAAAAGGCGTTGTAATAATGGCAGCAGCGGTTGTAAATGCGAACGCTATAATTGAAAATGGAGCGATTATCAACACAAACGCAGTTGTTGAGCATGACTGCGTAGTTGGAGAGTTTTCGCATCTTAGCCCAAATGTTTCAGTTGCAGGTGGCGTAAAAGTTGGAGAATTTTCTCATTTAGGAATAGGAAGCTCAGTGATACAAAACATTAAAATTGGTAAAAACTCAATCATTGGAGCAGGGGCTGTGGTGATAAAAGATATACCACAAAACAGCGTCGCAGTTGGCGTTCCAGCAAGAGTTATAAAGCAAAATTTATAAATATTTCAAATAAAGGAGAAAAAATGGCAGTTGATGTAAATGGAGTAGAACTTCAAAGTGGAGATAGTATAGTTGTGATTAAGGATTTAAAGCTAAAAGGGTCTAAAAATAGCGTAAAACAAGGCACAAAAGCAAAAATTCGCTTAACTAAAAATGATAATGAAGTTGAGTGTAAGCTTGATAAACTTGGAACTGTTATTTTAAAAACCGAATTTATAAGAAAAGCTTAAATTTTTTGAAGTAAAATAACGCTTTTATTTTAAGGAAAAATATGGCACGAGTATTTTTAAGTCCGCCAAATATGGGTGGAAATGAGTTAGAATATATAAAAAAAGTTTTTGAAAGCAACTACATAGCACCACTTGGTGAGTATGTGGATAAATTTGAAAATAGTGTAAAAAATTTCTGTAAGGTAAATTCGGCACTTGCACTAAACTCAGGCACAGCGGCAATCCACCTAGCTTTAAAAAGCCTTGGAGTAAAAGATGGCGATGTTGTTCTTGGTTCAACTTTTACTTTTATGGCTTCGCTAAATCCGGTATTTTACGAAAGATGCGAGGCTATTTTAATTGATAGCGATGAGAGCTGGAATTTAAGCCCAAAACTTTTAAAAAAAGCCATAAATTTAGCACCTAAAAAGCCATTTGCTTTAATCGTAACTCATCTTTACGGTCAATCTGCTAAGATGGATGAAATTTTAGAAATTTGCCAAAATGAGGGTATTAAGGTCATTGAAGATGCAGCTGAAGCACTTGGCGGATTTTACAAGGACAATGCCCTTGGAACGCTAGGACATGCTGGAGCGTTAAGCTTTAATGGAAATAAAATCATCACAACAAGTGGCGGTGGAATGCTAGTTTCAAACGATGAAAACTTAGTTAAAAAAGCTAGATTTTTAAGCACTCAAGCAAGAGAGCCACTTTTGCATTACGAACACAAAACTTATGGATACAACTACCGCTTAAGCAATGTTTTAGGTGCCATTGGCGTGGGACAAATGGAAGTTTTAGATAAAAGAGTTGCTAAAAAACGAGAAGTTTTTGAAAAATATAAGCAAAATTTATCAAATTTGAGCGTTGAATTTATGCCTGAAATTCCAAACTCAAAGGGAAATAGATGGCTTACAACTTTGCTTTTTAAAGAAAAAAATGCTCATCTAAAAGTTATTGAAGCCTTAAATAAAGCTGATATTGAAAGCAGACCTTTGTGGAAGCCTATGCATTTACAGCCTGTTTTTAAAGGAACTTTAAGCGTGGTTGATGGCACAAGTGAGGATTTTTTTAGTAGGGGAATTTGCCTTCCAAGTGGTAGTGATATAAGCGATAACGATATAGATAGAGTTTGTGAGATTATAAAAAGTAATATAATATGATTAAATTTCTAGAGCCAACTAAATTTAAAAGATTTCTATTTTTTATATTTTTTGATGTTTTTATATCTATATTTTCAACTACATCGGCATTTTTCTTAAGATTTAATGGCGATATACCAAATGAGTTTTATAAAGGGCTTTTATTATGTGCGTTTAGCATGGCTATTTTAAGGGTTTTCTTTCTGTGGATAGCTAAAATTTATATGGTTCCGTGGAGATTTTTTGGGCTATATGAAGGGCGTAAAATTTTCAATGCTCACATATTTGCGATGTTTTCATTTATGGTTATATATTTTTTACTTGATGATGTTTTTAACCCCTTTCCAAGAAGCGTTATTATAATCGACTCAGCCCTTTGCTATATCCTTATAAGCGGGCTAAGAATTTCTAAAAGAATGATGTATAGCTCAAAAAGCGAAAACAACGAGCCTTGCATTGTTATTGGCGCAACAAATAAAGCTCTTCATGTTTTAAAAGGCATGAAAGAGGGCTATATCAACTACTACGCAGTTGGTGTTTATGACGCAAGAAAAGAAAAAGTTGGCACAACTTGTGAAAATTTTGTAGTTGAAGATAAGAGTCAAATTTCAAAAGATATAAAAAAACACAGTGTAAAAACTGCAATCATAGCTTTAAAGCTAAACCAAACTGAGCTAAATTCTTTACATGATGAGCTTATGAGTTATGGCATTGTAAATGTTAAGATTTTTTCGCTTATAGAAGGTGGAGAGATACGAAATATCACAGTTGAAGATCTCTTAGCAAGAAAGCCAAAAGATCTTGACAAAGAAGTAGTTAGAAATTTTATAAAAGATAAAGTTGTCTTAGTAACTGGAGCGGGTGGGACAATAGGAAGTGAAATTTGCAAACAATGCCTTGAATATGGTGCTAAAAAGCTTGTAATGGTTGATCATAGCGAGTTTAATCTATACCAAATAAATGAAGCTACAAATTCAGATATTAGAAATGAACTAAAGCTTGTAAATATTGTTTATAGAGATGATTTAGAAGAAATTTTTAGCAAATTTAGACCAGATGTTGTAGTTCACGCAGCAGCTTATAAGCATGTTCCAATGTGTGAGTTTAACCCTAAAATGGCTGTTGTAAACAACATAATAGGCACAAAAAATGTAATTGATTTAAGCGTAGAGTACGAAGTAAAAAAAGTAGTTTTAATCTCCACTGATAAAGCCGTTCGCCCTACAAATGTAATGGGTGCAACAAAAAGAGTGTGTGAGCTTTACGCATTAAATTCAAACGAAATATCTAAGGCGGAGATAGTTGCTGTTAGATTTGGTAATGTTTTAGGAAGTAGCGGTAGTGTGATACCAAAATTTAAAAAACAGATCAAAGAAGATAAAAATTTAACCGTAACTCACCCTGATATTGTTAGGTATTTTATGCTAGTTAGCGAAGCGTGTCAGCTCGTACTTCAAGCTGCAAGTATCGCAAAAGGCGGTGAGCTTTTTGTTTTAGATATGGGAGAGCAGGTAAAAATCGCTGATTTAGCTAAAAAAATGATAAGCTTAGCTGGAAAAGAGGGCGAGTTAAGTGTTGAGTTTGTTGGTCTTAGACCAGGAGAAAAGCTATATGAAGAACTACTTATTGATGAGAGTGATAAAAGAACTAGGTATGAGTCTATTTTTGTAACTAGTAGTGCAAAATATGATCTAAATTTACTAAATTCTCAGATAGAAGATTTAGTAAAAAGTGATGATATAGTTAGAAATTTAAAGGCTATAGTGCCAGAATTTAACCACAAGGATTAAAGTGATTATAAAAGAACTTGAAGAATTTAGAGTAAATCGTCAAAAGATAAGAGCATATCTATGCTATATCTTTACTAGAAATTTTCCCAACTATCTTGAAGATATTAGTTTAGAAATTTTAGAACTTGGGTTTGAAAAAATTTCTCATGAGCTTTTAAGATACGATGCGTTTTATATATTAGATAAAAATGGCTATCAAATAAAAAGCAAAAGCAAACTAAAAGGCTCTGATATGGGCGATGGGCTAAATAGAAGCCTTAGATCCTACTACTATAACGCAGTAAGAGAGAAAAGATGCTATCTTAGTGAGCCATATCCATCTTCTTTAAATGGTGAGCTTTGTGTAACTATCTCAATGCCGATATATGATATAAATAAAGAGCTTTTATATGTCGTTTGTGCTGATATAGGCTTGGTTGATATATTAAGACTTCTTGGTAAAAACTCTATGTTTAGCTGGTTTGGTAGACTTTCAAGATTTAGTTATGCCACTTTAGCTTTATCGCTTTTTTGCGTTGCTATAATTCTTTTTTATCTAGGCATTAAAAGTCTTATATTTAATAGCTTGCATCTCATAAACGCCACTCAAATGTTTGAATCAACCATTCTTCTAACGCTATCTTTGGCTATTTTAGATCTAGTTAAGGCGTTCTTTGAAGAAGAGGTTTTGGGCGTTAGTAATAACAAAGAAAAAGGCTTGTCAAAAACAATGGTCAAATTTATAGCTTCAATCATCATTGCTTTAGCGATTGAGTCTTTGATGTTAGTATTTAAATTTGCTATGACTTCGCCGAGTGAGATAATATACGCAGTTTATCTCATCGTTGCCGTTTCTATTTTGATAGTTGGGCTTAGTTTTTATATCTATATGAGTAGAAAAGTTTAGGAGTTTAAATGGAAATTTTACCAGCGATTGATTTAAAAGATGGCAAAGCTGTTAGGCTTTTAAAAGGCGATATGAATACAGCTAAAATTTACAGCAGCGCCCCTTGGGAAGTAGCAAAAGAATTTGAAGATATGGGAGCAAAGTGGCTTCATATTGTGGATTTGGATGGGGCTTTTAGCGGTAAACCTGAAAATTTTAAAGTCATAGAAAAAATTGTGAGTTTTACAAATTTAAAAGTTGAAGTAGGTGGCGGGATACGAGATGAAGTAAGAATAAAAGATTATCAAAATTTAGGAGTTGATCGCTTCATTTTAGGCTCAATAGCTCTAAAAGATCCAAAATTTGTAAAGCAAATGGCAAAAAATTACTGTATTGGCGTAGGAATTGATGCTAAAGATGGATTTGTGGCAGTTCAAGGTTGGGGCGAGATTTCAACTATAAAAGCTACTGATTTAGCTAAAATTTATGCTGATGCAAATGTAGATGCGATAATTTGTACTGATATCTCAAAAGATGGCACTCTAAGTGGTGTAAATGTAGAATTTACTAATGATATTGCCAAAGCAAGTGGGATAAAAACTATCGCTAGTGGCGGAGTTGCATCATTAGATGATATTAAAAAGCTAAAAAACGAGCCTGAAATTTATGGTTGTATCGTAGGAAAGGCGTATTATGAAGGAAAAATCAACCTAAAAGAGGCTTTTAAAATTTAATAAATTTCTAAAAAATTAAATATTATCTATTTTATATTAGGGGAGTGCTTTGAATAGAGTTATTTTTGTGTTACTACTTATTGTTTTGAGTGGTTTTATTGTTGTTATTTATATAGACATTAATGATAAGGATATTTTTAGCGATAAGCTAAAGTGTTATTTAGGAAATTCTAGCTCTTGCTTTGATCTTGGGGTTGACTTTTTAGTAAAAGATGAAGATATGAATCTTGCAGTTGTTTTTTTTGAAAAAGGCTGTGCTAAAAAACATGCCCAGTCTTGTAATAATCTTGGAGTTCTATATCAGCAGGAGTATCTAAAAGATATTGATAAAGCACAAAAATTTCTTGATAGGGCTTGCGCTTTGGATTATACACCTTCTTGCAATGCACTTGCTTCTATATATCAAGGCGGTACAGAGGTCAAACAGGATTTAAAAAGGGCTTTTGGGTATTATAAAATTTCTTGCGATAAAAACGATTCGTTGGGTTGTAACTCTGTAGGTCTTTTTTATCAAAGCGGACAGGGTGTAAAAGAAGATATGGTTAAAGCTTTTGAGTTTTATGCAAAATCATGCGACCTGGATAATAACACAGGGTGTAACAACTTAGCTATTTTCTATCAAAATGGTTTAGGCGGAGTAAAAAAAGATCTAAAAAAAGCTTCAGAATTTTATTTATCAGCTTGCAAAGCTGGAAATATTACATCTTGCAATAACCTTGGTTTTATGTATCAAAATGGTTTAGGTGTTGTGCAAAATTTAGAGTTAGCAACTAAGTACTATGGATATGCTTGTGCCCAAGGAGAGTCAACAGCTTGCCTTAATCTAGGTGTTTTAACACAAAGTGCGGCGCAGACTATAAATGATTTAGAAATTGCACTAAATTTATTTCAAAAATCATGTGATTTGGGAGATAATACAGGTTGTGGACTTTTGGCTGATATGATTAATATAATAAATAACGGAATATCTAAATAAATAAAATTATGTTCCAAATAAAAGTTTAAGAGTTAAAAAGGTTTTCCCTTTTAACTCTTAAAAATTCTAACTATAGTTAAAAAACATACTTAATATATATAAAAACCATCAAATTAATTGTCTTTTAAAGATAAAACTAATACAATTTGTCATATGTTATTTTAAAGGATAATTAATGAAAAAATTATTTACCTCCTTTGCAATGTTGATACTTCTCATTGGATCTTGTTATGCTGAAATTTCTGAAATAACAAAAAAATCTTATGAGCTTATCAATATTGATAAAGTTAGAGATGATGTAAATCCTATAACCAATAAGCAAAGATGG
The sequence above is a segment of the Campylobacter corcagiensis genome. Coding sequences within it:
- the pglE gene encoding UDP-N-acetylbacillosamine transaminase encodes the protein MARVFLSPPNMGGNELEYIKKVFESNYIAPLGEYVDKFENSVKNFCKVNSALALNSGTAAIHLALKSLGVKDGDVVLGSTFTFMASLNPVFYERCEAILIDSDESWNLSPKLLKKAINLAPKKPFALIVTHLYGQSAKMDEILEICQNEGIKVIEDAAEALGGFYKDNALGTLGHAGALSFNGNKIITTSGGGMLVSNDENLVKKARFLSTQAREPLLHYEHKTYGYNYRLSNVLGAIGVGQMEVLDKRVAKKREVFEKYKQNLSNLSVEFMPEIPNSKGNRWLTTLLFKEKNAHLKVIEALNKADIESRPLWKPMHLQPVFKGTLSVVDGTSEDFFSRGICLPSGSDISDNDIDRVCEIIKSNII
- the pglD gene encoding UDP-N-acetylbacillosamine N-acetyltransferase translates to MAQTKSIYIYGSGGHGKVVAEIAKLCGYKNIIFLDDKNGLKFSENLDKFDMIIAIGDNKTRANLQEKAQNFGFNVVSLIHPNAIISNSAVIKKGVVIMAAAVVNANAIIENGAIINTNAVVEHDCVVGEFSHLSPNVSVAGGVKVGEFSHLGIGSSVIQNIKIGKNSIIGAGAVVIKDIPQNSVAVGVPARVIKQNL
- a CDS encoding alkylphosphonate utilization protein: MAVDVNGVELQSGDSIVVIKDLKLKGSKNSVKQGTKAKIRLTKNDNEVECKLDKLGTVILKTEFIRKA
- the pglC gene encoding undecaprenyl phosphate N,N'-diacetylbacillosamine 1-phosphate transferase — its product is MYKAFLKRLIDILASLILIILTLPLMIIIYFLIKFKISKSPIFRQIRPGLNEKLFTIYKFKTMSDEVDENGNLLSDELRLDKFGAKIRSLSLDELPQLFNVLKGDMSFIGPRPLLTEYLPLYNETQKLRHNVRPGITGLAQVNGRNAISWSKKFEYDSYYAKNLSFCLDLKIAFLTIKKVIIKEGINKDGMATTEKFNGTN
- the pglA gene encoding N,N'-diacetylbacillosaminyl-diphospho-undecaprenol alpha-1,3-N-acetylgalactosaminyltransferase — its product is MARIGFLSHSDMSLYYFRKPIMKELKNLGHEIFAISPKGEFSKLLEDEFNVINYEIKAGSINPFRVISDFNSLKDALRDLNLDMLQTAAHKSNTFGTFAAKSVGIKNVINLVEGLGSFYVEDNFKSLAIRFILNRLNKKAFRLSDKTIFVNDSDPDYMIKKGIIKENKVVRIKSVGVDASYFDPESATPYPFNTDKKVVMMIGRALWHKGIREFYQAAEILKDRKDVLFVFVGDVYEGNKSSAGSDFLLGKNVLWIRWSDKIKELLKASYLYALPSYKEGFPRTVLEAMSMAKPCVVSDVSGCNEAIKDGFNGLLCKPMDSKDLATKIAMLLNDDEMALEFGRNGRNLVIKNYNQPIITKKYLEVYKEFIDV
- a CDS encoding UDP-N-acetylglucosamine 4,6-dehydratase family protein, which produces MIKFLEPTKFKRFLFFIFFDVFISIFSTTSAFFLRFNGDIPNEFYKGLLLCAFSMAILRVFFLWIAKIYMVPWRFFGLYEGRKIFNAHIFAMFSFMVIYFLLDDVFNPFPRSVIIIDSALCYILISGLRISKRMMYSSKSENNEPCIVIGATNKALHVLKGMKEGYINYYAVGVYDARKEKVGTTCENFVVEDKSQISKDIKKHSVKTAIIALKLNQTELNSLHDELMSYGIVNVKIFSLIEGGEIRNITVEDLLARKPKDLDKEVVRNFIKDKVVLVTGAGGTIGSEICKQCLEYGAKKLVMVDHSEFNLYQINEATNSDIRNELKLVNIVYRDDLEEIFSKFRPDVVVHAAAYKHVPMCEFNPKMAVVNNIIGTKNVIDLSVEYEVKKVVLISTDKAVRPTNVMGATKRVCELYALNSNEISKAEIVAVRFGNVLGSSGSVIPKFKKQIKEDKNLTVTHPDIVRYFMLVSEACQLVLQAASIAKGGELFVLDMGEQVKIADLAKKMISLAGKEGELSVEFVGLRPGEKLYEELLIDESDKRTRYESIFVTSSAKYDLNLLNSQIEDLVKSDDIVRNLKAIVPEFNHKD